In Streptomyces sp. ML-6, the genomic stretch CTGAGCCGCGAGTCTTCGTCCGCGTCAGGCCATGTGTCTCCAGAAAGGCGGAGGGAGCGCTGAGCGCGCCGCTCTCCAGCGAGGCTCGTGCGCTGCTGAGGAGTTCCTCCACCTCTTGCACGGTCTCCTCCCAGGCGCGTTCGTAGCCATCCGGGAATGCCTGGGACGCGGCGTCCAGCCAGCGCCGGTCCAAGCCCTGCCACACCGATTCCCGCCAGTCCTTCAGCCCGTCCAGCACCGCTTCGACGAGCCAGCCGTAGGCGAGAGGAGAGGGCTGACGCAGGCTGACCCACAGCGCGTAGGCGTGCACCAGCGCGCCCAGGAGAGCGCGGGGATGTCCGTGCGTCGTCGCCGCGTCGAGGACCACGTCATGGGCCAGGTCACCGAAGGTGCCCTCGTGGTGGGCGATGACATGCGGCGCGATGCGCATGGCCGCACCATTGGCTCCGGCGGCGAAGTATTTGTCCTGATCGTCGGCCCGATTGCCCCAGGCCGCTCCCTGCTTCTCCCAAGCTCGGCAGGCGCGCTTGACACCGGCGCCGGCGCCGCGTTCGTAGTCGAGAAGGAAGGGCCACTCCACTCGTTGCAGCCAAGGAAGCCACTGGTCTCCGGCAGTGAGACGAGCACGGGCCACGGCAATCAGCATTTGGGTGTCGTCGCTGTACTCGCCGGGCCCGATGTCCTCGACGATCGGGCGGAAGCGGCTGCCGGCCATACGCCGCCAGGCGAAGAACCGTCCAGAGACCTGACTCGAGGACGGCAAGGAGCGTGTCCGGTCCCGCCGCTCGTAAGGCCAGCCCATGGCGTCCCCTACAGCTGCGCCCACGAGCATGCCGCAGGCCCTGTCGGTCCATGGGTGAAGCTCAGCGTTCACGTGTTCACTCTGCCAGAGTCGCTCGTGGGATGTACGGGGTCTCCGGTGGCCGTATGCCGGAGCGCACGGAGGCGCTCAGGGCGTACTTGTCGAAAAGCACGGGCGCGATGACCAGAGGCGGCAGCAGGGCCGCCATATCGAACCGCGTGAGCCTGAAGCACTCCAGGGCCGCCTGCTGGTCGTCCGGGACAATGACCGAGCGTACGGCGGAAAGCGGAATGGTGCCAGGAATCTGTATCTCGGCCTGGTCGTCCGTGGGCCACCACGTCGGATGCGCACGTTCCCGCTTCCGTGTCGCATTGCCGGTCACGGTCGGCGCGAACAGGGCGTCGAAGGCATCGGTGCCGGGCAGTGCGCCGGCGCTCTCGTCCCGTGCCGAGTTGTATGGGCAGAACCGCGTGCCCGGCGTGGCGAGCAGTTCGACGTCCAGCGTGAACACCACCCAGTCCCGGAAGTGCGGGTCCCGGCCCGCAGCCTGGGACTGGTACCAGGCGTTTGGATACTCGACGCTCAGAAAGGTGCGGTCCGGTGCCCCGTCCAGGCGCTGTGTATCGGCGGGCCGATAGGCGTCCGCTGCCTCCCGCAGGGTGGCCACCGGGCGTATCTCACGGCTGCCGAGGATGTGCGGCAGATTGGCCGACTTGGTGCAGTGGCACAGTCGCGTGACACCACGGGCCCTGGCGCGGGCGATGATGTCGCTCACGATCCCACCCGGACGTACAGGTCCGACATTTCGTTCGGCAGCAGATCAGTGAGCTTGCCGGAGTGCAGAATGACCAGTTCCGTACGGGCCCGTGTGACCGCCACGTACAGCTGCCGCCCTTCGCGCGCCCTCGCCTCTTCGGGGCCGTGGGCCTCCACCTCGCTCGGTTTCGGCAGCTCGTCGGTATCGCAGAAGGGGAGGATCACCGAGTCGAACTCAAAGCCCTTCGCCGCGGAGTACGTTCCGTAGAACACGCCAGGCTGGTCCGTCCAGCGTGAGAGATCACGGTGCAACCGTTCGACGGGGACGCGGCTGCCGGCGAGTAGGGGTTTGAGCTCGGCTTCGTGCTCCCGTGTACGCATCAAGATGGCGACCTGACGATCGGCACCCAGGGCCAGGGCCGTACGCGCGGCTTCGACAAGTTGCCGCTCCGTGCTCGGGCTCTCCAGAATGGTGGGCTTCGGGCCGTCGGCCGCCGGCCGGGTCGGCTGGACGAGGTCGACCTCATCCTTGAAGTACGGCATCTCCGACATGACCTGGGCGAGTTGGGCGATCTGGCGGCTGTTGCGGTAGTTGTGGGCGAACTCCACTTTGCCTCTGGGCACATGAAGACCCAGGGAGCGCCAGGACATCCGGCTTCCGTAGATCTGCTGCGCGTAGTCCCCGAAGAACGTCAGTGAACCGTCCCCGGGGATGGCTGCCGCGAGGCTCCGGATCATCTCAGGTGTGAAGTCCTGGCCCTCGTCGACGATCACATGCCGGTAGTGCCGCTCGGTCGGGTCGTCCCTGAGGAGCGCCAGGGCGGACGACGCCATGTTGTCGAAGTCGTACTCGTACCCGGCCTCGGCACGCAGCTGCTCGTAGCGCTGATAGATCGCGAAGACGACTTCGCGGTCGGACTGCTGGAGCGGCTTGCCCCGGCCAACTCTTCGAGTGCGACCTTCCACATACGTCTGCCGATCGACGCCGTGCCCGACCACCCAGTGCAGCTCGTCCAGGAAGAACTCGAGCGGGCGCTTCACCAACGCCCGGCCGGGAAGCCTCTCACGGGCTTCCTCCAGCGCCCGCTCGACCAGCTTCTTTTTGAGCTTGTATATGCGCACCGATGCCCTGGTGCGGTGCGCGAGGTAGCCGCGTGCAAAGGTGTGGTATGTCTCGATCTGCAGGTTCGGCGGCGCCGTTCCCATGCCCTTGAGGTAAGTAACGAGCGCCTTGTTGAAGGTGACCAGCAGAGTGCGGCCTCCGATGCCCGGGGCCGTGGCCAGATAGTGAGCCCGGTGGACCGCCATCGTCGTCTTGCCGCTGCCCGCCGTACCGAGAACGACGCAGTGACCGCGTTCGTTCAGGAAGACGACGTCCTTCTGGTGACCCTTCGGTTCAGGTAACGAGAGCTCCATCGCGCCATTATGACGCGTCCATGGTCATCCGACATGGGCGAGGCAGCGCCATGCCCGGCAAGCTGGTACACGCCGCTCCCGCCGGGAGGCAGTTCATCCAGCGGCAAAGCCCTGGCAAGCACCATGCATGCGCGCGAGCGAACTGGCTGATCCCAATACCCTCTTCAATGGATGCGCAGCGATCAAGTCTCCCGAGAGAACTACTAGACCCTTGTCACAGGGGCCTGTCGACCCATGAACACCCCTTGCCCTAAAGACTTCAGGGGAACTGCGCACTCCAGGTGCGCACCTGCTCAGTGGAGTCGTGCGCTTCTAGACTCACTCTCCATCAACCATTTTTCATGGCGCAGTTGAAGGGGGCCCGCGCTCATGTCGTATCCGCCGACCGGTGACGATCCGCTGCTCGGACGAACACAGATCGCCACGCTCGCAGGCGTAAGCCGACCGACCGTAACGGCCTGGGAACGCCAGGAGACCGACTTCCCCTCGCCGCGACGCTCCAACGGACAGGACTACTTTCGACGGTCGGAAATCATGGAGTGGCTGGATCGAAGGCCGGTGCCGTCCGGGCGGCTCGTCGCAGGAGAGCCCGTCGGCACCACCTACGGGCACCGTGCCCGGAAGGAGGAAGAAGCCGGTAAGCCTCCAGTCGAGGCGGCGAAGCGCCGTCTCGGCGCCGGGTCGTCGTACCGCATGCCGACCAGCACTGTCGATGAACCCCAGCCCGAGAATCGGCGGATCGTAACCAATCTGATGGGCAGCCTCATCGACCGGGTACGAGGGGCGGCCAGCGTGCTCGACTATCTGAACCTGCTGCTCTGCCTCCACTATCTCCGCGGCGCCGCCGCGGACCGCTTCGACGCATTGGCCGCCCGCGCCCGCAGCCTCAACAGCCTCGACGAGGCAGCCCAGTTGCTCCGGGACATCGGCCGCTCGGCCGACGAGGACATGCGTGGCCTCGGCGTCCATTCGAGCATGCAGGAGGCGTTGGGGCGACTGGAGCCACGGACTGCTCGTGACCTTCGCAACGTCGTGGACGCGATGAGCCGCCTCACCGAGGACGTGTTCGGGCTCATCCTCGACCAGTACGAGCAACGAGCTGCGCTGGGCAGCGGCGAGTTCTTCACTCCTCGCGCTGTGGTCCGGCTGATGACACGGCTGACCTGCTCAGAGTTCGGTCCAGGTGAACCGGAGTCCGTTTACGACCCATACGCCCGCGACGGAGGATTCCTCATCGAGGCCACGGCCGCCTGTGCCTTGGACGAGGACGGTCTGCCTCGCAAGGAAAGGCTGCGGACGTACGGCGAGACCCGGCGCGCCGACACATGGCGACTGGCGACCATGAATCTCCTTCTCCATGGTGTCTCCCCTGCTCTCGATCTCAAGCGCACAGTCCCCTGGCACGACGGTCCGGGGCGGGCTCCGCTGGAGTCGTTCGACATCGTGCTCACCAACCCGCCGTTCAACATGAGCGACCCCGGCCGCGGAGAGCGCCGCGAGGGGCAGTGGGCGTACGGGGCTCCGCCGCTCGACAACGACAACCTTGCCTGGGTCCAGCATTGCCTGGCGAAGCTGCGCGAGCGGGGCCGAGCCGGGATCATCATGCCCAACAAGGCAGGCAACTCCGGTCACAAGGCCGAGCAGACCATCCGGCGAAATCTGGTGGAGAGCGGAGTCGTCGACTGTGTCATCGCGCTGCCGGCCCAGTTGTTCACCGGCACCGCCGTACCAGTCTCCGTGTGGATGCTGCGCCACCCTGACAACCCGTGCGACAGCACACTGTTCCTCGACGCACGGCACATGGGGGTGAAGAACGGCTCGCGTCGGGTCCTCAGCGCCCTGGACGCCGAATCCCTCATCGACGCCTACCGGGCTCATAAGAACGCGGGAGGGACCACGCCTTCCCCGGGGACGACGACCGCGGAGCCACACGTGCCTGCGGCCCGTGTATCCCGGGAAGAACTGCGTCGCAGCAACTACTCGCTCAATCCCCTTGATCATGTCGAGCGCCGGAGCGACGGCGGAGAGGGCTTCGAGCACGAGCTCTTGTCCGCTTGGGAGCTGCTGAGCGATGCCGAAGAACACCTACGAGACACACAGGACGCCACCACTCGGCTGCCGTTCGTCGGGGACCATGGACCGCTGCGCCGGAGGAACCAGCCAGTCTCCCTGGCCAGCCTGGACTCGCTGTGCGAGATCCAGGCCGGACCGTCCTATTCCAAGCTCGGCAAGAAGCAGCGCAGCGCCCACGGCCCGGTTCCCGTGGTGTTCCCACGGCATCTGAAGGATCGGCGCATCAGTGACGAGGCGGACGAGCGGGTGACGGAGGAGACGGCCCGTCGGCTGAGGAACTTCGAGCTGTGGCACAAGGACATCGTGTGTGTCCGCTCCGGGTCGATCGTTCCGCCAGCACTGGTGCAACAGCATCAAATCGGCTGGCTCATGAGCCCCAACGTCATCCGGCTCCGTGTACCCGAGGCGCAGGAGGGCCGGGTGCTGCCGGAGTACCTCCTCCACTACCTGTGCCTGGACGGGTCCGTCGCCTGGATGCGGGACCGGGCCGCCGCCACCGCTGCCCCGTCACTCCGGTCAGAATCCCTCGGATCGCTGCGAATTCCACTGCCGGACCTGGCCGAGCAGCAGGAGATCGTGGCCGCGCTGAACGGTCTTGACGAGCTGGACCGCGCGCATCTGGCCGTCGCTGCCTCCGTACGACGCACCCGCATCGCCCTGGCCGGCGCACTACTGGGCCCGTCTACCGAACCCGCCCCCGACGTCATCCCTCGCCGCCGACTCGAGAAGGAAGCATCGCTGTGAACACCCAGCACCGATCGTCCGCTCAGACAGCCCCTCCCACATCGGCCTCGGAGCCCGCGAACAGTTCTTGGATTCCCTGGCTGCTGGTCATGGTGCTGTGCTCCGCCCTCGTCGCGGTATGCGTCGGATTCCTCAAGGTCCTCGACGGCACCCCGGCTTCCGGGGCCCTGCTCTCGGCAGGTGCAGCCTTCGGAGGAACCGCCCTGCTCTGTTTGGCCGTGGTGCCGGTAGTCCAACAGCTGCGTCAGCGCAGCTGACCAGCTCCACATAGATCTTGCTTGGCTCGCGTGCGCCAGTGCCCGCTCCACCCTAGGCGAAAGCCCCGGGCGCGTGAGCGGTGCGTGAGCGGACAGTCTGGCAGGAGGTGTTACGAGCAGGATTGGGCGCGAAGCCGCGGGGCGCTGACCAGGTGGAACAGCTCCACGCGGCAGCCTCCGGCACCACCCGGCAAGGATTCGATCCCACTCCTAAAGCGGGTGTCGCAGGTTCGAATCCTGCCGGGGACACAGCAAAAGAGCAGGCCGGAGACCCTGTCCCCCTCGAGGGCGGCAGGGTCTCCGGTTTTGGATCACGCAGGGGGCCGAAACTCGGACGGGGAGCCGGACCGAAGCCTTCACGACGCGGCTCCGGCCGGGGCCCGTTGTCCATGCCTCATGAAAGCCAATCGGCGAGAGCCCGCAGCGTTGCCGGGACGCCCTTCGGCTCTCCCTTGGAGAATCCGACGGTTTGCCTTTCTGCCCGGGTCGGGCGACGAACGTCCTGGCGGCAGGCATCGCTTCGCCTCGGTATGCGCAGGTCAGGGTGGAGCGATGGAGCGGCGGCCAACCATGACAAGGGCATGTGCGCGCGAATGGTTGCCGACTAGAGTCGTCCCATCACAGTTGGTCATGGGACCGGGGCTTGGCGCACACCCGCCATGTCGCTGGTGGGGAGGGCCTGTAGAGCATGAGCCGTCGCTCCAATGGGTTGGTCGGTGTCTGGGCCGAAGCGCAGCGCCAACAGCAACGTCAACGTGAGGCGCAAGCCAGGTGCCAGCGGGATCAAGAAAGGCAGCAGCGTGCTTACCAGCGAGAGCTCGCGCGCAGCCAACGCGAGCAGAGAGCGGCGTACCGGGAGCAGCGCGAGGCGGAGGCCCGGCGGCGTACGGAGGAGCTCGACGCACGGGTCGAGTCCTTACAGGGCCTGCTGGCGGCAGGATGCCGGGCTCCGGCCTTCAGGGTCGACGCACTGACGCGGGCAGAGCAGGTCGAGGCGTTCTCCCCGGGGCAGCTCGCGCACCCCATC encodes the following:
- a CDS encoding DarT ssDNA thymidine ADP-ribosyltransferase family protein, encoding MSDIIARARARGVTRLCHCTKSANLPHILGSREIRPVATLREAADAYRPADTQRLDGAPDRTFLSVEYPNAWYQSQAAGRDPHFRDWVVFTLDVELLATPGTRFCPYNSARDESAGALPGTDAFDALFAPTVTGNATRKRERAHPTWWPTDDQAEIQIPGTIPLSAVRSVIVPDDQQAALECFRLTRFDMAALLPPLVIAPVLFDKYALSASVRSGIRPPETPYIPRATLAE
- a CDS encoding DEAD/DEAH box helicase; this translates as MELSLPEPKGHQKDVVFLNERGHCVVLGTAGSGKTTMAVHRAHYLATAPGIGGRTLLVTFNKALVTYLKGMGTAPPNLQIETYHTFARGYLAHRTRASVRIYKLKKKLVERALEEARERLPGRALVKRPLEFFLDELHWVVGHGVDRQTYVEGRTRRVGRGKPLQQSDREVVFAIYQRYEQLRAEAGYEYDFDNMASSALALLRDDPTERHYRHVIVDEGQDFTPEMIRSLAAAIPGDGSLTFFGDYAQQIYGSRMSWRSLGLHVPRGKVEFAHNYRNSRQIAQLAQVMSEMPYFKDEVDLVQPTRPAADGPKPTILESPSTERQLVEAARTALALGADRQVAILMRTREHEAELKPLLAGSRVPVERLHRDLSRWTDQPGVFYGTYSAAKGFEFDSVILPFCDTDELPKPSEVEAHGPEEARAREGRQLYVAVTRARTELVILHSGKLTDLLPNEMSDLYVRVGS
- a CDS encoding N-6 DNA methylase, which encodes MSYPPTGDDPLLGRTQIATLAGVSRPTVTAWERQETDFPSPRRSNGQDYFRRSEIMEWLDRRPVPSGRLVAGEPVGTTYGHRARKEEEAGKPPVEAAKRRLGAGSSYRMPTSTVDEPQPENRRIVTNLMGSLIDRVRGAASVLDYLNLLLCLHYLRGAAADRFDALAARARSLNSLDEAAQLLRDIGRSADEDMRGLGVHSSMQEALGRLEPRTARDLRNVVDAMSRLTEDVFGLILDQYEQRAALGSGEFFTPRAVVRLMTRLTCSEFGPGEPESVYDPYARDGGFLIEATAACALDEDGLPRKERLRTYGETRRADTWRLATMNLLLHGVSPALDLKRTVPWHDGPGRAPLESFDIVLTNPPFNMSDPGRGERREGQWAYGAPPLDNDNLAWVQHCLAKLRERGRAGIIMPNKAGNSGHKAEQTIRRNLVESGVVDCVIALPAQLFTGTAVPVSVWMLRHPDNPCDSTLFLDARHMGVKNGSRRVLSALDAESLIDAYRAHKNAGGTTPSPGTTTAEPHVPAARVSREELRRSNYSLNPLDHVERRSDGGEGFEHELLSAWELLSDAEEHLRDTQDATTRLPFVGDHGPLRRRNQPVSLASLDSLCEIQAGPSYSKLGKKQRSAHGPVPVVFPRHLKDRRISDEADERVTEETARRLRNFELWHKDIVCVRSGSIVPPALVQQHQIGWLMSPNVIRLRVPEAQEGRVLPEYLLHYLCLDGSVAWMRDRAAATAAPSLRSESLGSLRIPLPDLAEQQEIVAALNGLDELDRAHLAVAASVRRTRIALAGALLGPSTEPAPDVIPRRRLEKEASL